The stretch of DNA aattattaaatgagtacttATTGTTTAcgtgtaacttactaagctaattGTAGCTtacacctttctttctttcctttgttttatagtgatttaagCTTGCTCGAATTTGGgatcgtcggagctcgtatcacactatcataaccatctcggtattatgtgtttttcataatgtttaaaactatggcatgtatagagtcttaataattttgagtatgttcatatgatatagctaagattagctattgaaatggttagtaaagatTATGTCTTGGtgttatatatgtgtaaatggtagttaatacaaagaatcAGTTtatttgacagcagcagtgacgtgaatgtgaaaaatcaccataaatagtataaatggaattagagagtgaatgatatatataattaaatcttatcaagtctatttctACGTGAAAGAAACGGTATAGGCAAAGGAATtgtatattctgagatatttgaactttagtgtgacagggtcagaatggtttttgaagtcccttATTCTGATTTTAGAATATCATTATAAATTTCACAGAAagaattataggtcataatttatatgtatagattccttagtgagtctattttcaatagaaataaattttaaccttatataaattctgtacagtgagataattgatttttagtgccaagaggtcagaactgtcaagtagtgaaataggggagacttcaatgaataaactgtactaattggctacactaaaaattctaaaaatcttATGGTAAGAATTTATatcagtctagtttcagggaaaatttacggatttaaattttgagttttttaactcgagatataattaaattagtgacagtcgtgcagatggacagttttgctgtgaacagtgaatttaattttaaaagcaaatttttatgctccgaatttgTAAGTTAAGTTGGATAACATCTTGTACTCGattccggcgatggtctcgggtaaggggtgttacaccaacgCAATTATACAGTAATCAAAAAGGAACTCttcgctatagtttttgcttttgacaaattttgctcatatcttataggtaccaaagttacggTATTTACTAACCATGCAACAATTAAgtacttgctcacgaagaaagatacaaaaccaaggctaattcgttggatacttttactacaagaatttgaccttgagatccaagatagaaaaggtgtcgaaaatcaaatagctgatcatctgttgaggttggagcaagatgaggtaactcaaTTATTTAAGGTAagtcgaattcatgaaataccctagtttgttgattttgccaattatcttgcatgtggaataattcctcgagaaatgacataccaacaaaggaaaaaattccttcatgatagtcggtattatctTTGGAaggatccatttttgtttaaacaatgtgcatataatataatccgaaagtgtgTGGCTGAAAGAAAGATTGCTGAGATActgtatcattgccattcatctccaagtgggggacactttggtggttcacgtatTACAGCAAAGATTTTGTAAGCAGGTTTCTGTTGGCCTACACAATTTAAAGatacttatgcttatgtgaagaaatgtgataaatgccaaaggactggaaatatatcaaagaggaatgagatgcccttgacaaacattttggagattgaattgttcGACATATGGGGCATTGGTTTCCTAGGTCTGTTTCATTCTTCGtatgggaataaatacatcttagttgttgtggaatatgtatccaagtgggttgaagctaaagcataccctacaaatgatgctaaggtagtcatgcaatttctacataagcatgtgtttacacaatttgggacaccaagagctattattagtgataaAGGTTctcattttgtgaacaaatggcctAAATGGTTGCTTcataaatatgatgtgaagcacaagattgcaaCTACCTATCACCCCCAATCTAATgtgcaagttgaaagagtgaatcgcaaaatcaaaggtatccttgaaaaggtagtatgccctagcagaaaagattggtctcgaaggctcgatgatgcattatgggcctatcaaaCAGCATTTAAGActccgttaggaatgactccttatcggttagtaTTTGGAAAGGCAtttcatttgccattagagttggagaataaagctcactgggctttgaagtagttgaactttgatcttaagcaagccaatgagagaaggatgttacaacttgatgagttggaatagttgaggttgttttcctatgagaattccaaaatgtgtaaagaaagatcaaagagatggcatgatagtcatatacaacctcgcgagtttaaagaaggtcagaaggttttgttgtttaattcaatgttgaagttatttcctgggaagcttaaatcctgatggaaaggaccttataccatctaccgATTTTATCCTTATGaagctattgaattatacgacaattacggaggtacgtttaaagttaatggtcaacatcTCAAACACTACTGGGATGGTCAAGTTGAGCGAATTGAATCCTCGCTCAAATTAGCtgacccttaatttttcatgaactcattttgtaaataaataaataaatagaacttattttcttaacttattacatttaattaattctgtctaaggagattggaacttaagcgggaccggtgtgacccctccaacctttcctgggaattaatttaatgtaatttgttaagaagaaattttctaattaagacttttttttttaatttcatttgttctgtttaaattttaaatttttatgttaataaagggggtcaaatttggcccaagtactaatcagtttttttAGTTAGATACAGTCTGAGTTTGAGGCCAAATACAGcaaaaaagagggaaaaatcCATGCCTTGTCGTCACACCTATTGCTTGTagcccaagtaaccctaatgtagctaaatttttgctacatgttgccctaatttttcctatataaaccactttccattctactaattttcataACCCTTAAAGTAATTTGCTTACACCctaaaaaatccctaaatctcccTTTTGTGCCGTCAACCTCAAATCTCGAAAGAAACTCTAGTCCTCTTCCCTTTTTTACGAGAATTCCCTATTGCCACTACAAAGAGATTGCTGAAGCATCGCCGTTGCTGTCGCACGTCGTCGTCACTGCTACACCATCCTTGCTATCGTAAGATTTTTGTCGTAGCAAGTTCTACCCACTTTGacaatttctcttttctcttttgtgcAAAAATTTTGCTGAATTTTTGGGAAAAGATACCATATCTTGCAAACGAACCGGATCTTTAAAGACTACTACTAAAAACCTGATTTtaatcgatgaagaagtgaaagagagatttgattcaatcttcaagcatcaacctatgatgccggaaaaaggttttgacttgaagagtaatgatttgatggttgttcctataccgattagaaagaaaatcaatgctctcaagtgggaacaagtttgtgatgctcgttcacttcccgatgatgaactagttcgagaattctatgctagtttgactatgcAAGATGCTATTGAAgtcatcgttcgaaagaaaaaggGATCCCAATAGATTATAggaaagtatgggagccattcttgtcgaagagaatacttaaaaccagtagcaaaggtatggttttatttcgttcgctacaattttatgcctatctcacatagttccaccatctcgatggatcggatgcttttgttatatgcaattttgacagaaaagtccattaatgttgagaaaattatcctcaaggagattcacgattatgctaaaaagaaggcaggaagtgcttatttcccatcattaatcacttcactttgcttaaaggctcatgttaaaacacaagcaaatttgAAGGGGCGATATGTTCAAGGATGCATTacaaattatgatcttgaaatattagtagagagggtgcatgaactgaatcaaggcgagcaagaagagccaactgagATGGATACAGAAGAGCCAACAGATGGAACTGAACCTAGAGCTAATTTAATCATAGACACTGAAGAGGAAGAATTTGATAAGGAACCGAACATtcctgaaccaagggttgagccagaagaagaaccaatcaagctaagtgttgaacctgaatatacaactcccatgcCGACTTCTGCAAGTGCTTCAAGCAAATtagagttgtcaattttgatggatatgtgcaagttcatgcacaatcaacaacaaacttactggaaatatgcaaaaattagagatgacacAATTCGAAATACtattaagaatatctctaatacttttattcctgagttcccagatgctatctttgagacatggacagAAGATACTGAAGATGCAAGCGGAGatggagctaaagaagacaagaggaataagtcagaaaaataaaaggggagaTTCTTGtcctgttatttatttaattatttttaggtctttaggaatttatttctttcgtaattaggatttaatttctgcagaagaaaacatagcaagcatgaacaaacttagcacttctttagaaagaataagactaagtgatgtggtaatgggaatgaacatgtctaggattgggttattagggaagacttggtacttaagcagtcttaatgactcacctctctttctttacaaccctacctggtgttcagttttcattcattactttgaaCCTGCAATGAGGAcgttgcttctttttaaagggggtaaggcaaataaattgctcaaacttttaaaattttcaagtatgttttaatcatttttttcataagtatgttttaataaatgaatgtttagagatattCTTGTTACTGAGATAGTTtatatgcaagtatgaatgatgattttatctaagtgaaagtatgttatcatgaagaatggaatgcttgtatgatcttagccttagtaatgtttgccatgaaaacttagttctTTTGAGATtaacatgcatgaaggtttatatctttagaattgacttagtaactttcttgaggcgaaatcctaggggacataaaaatcttaaatgatataggcactatttctttggatcgtttgagcctttttcAAGCCAAacctatgatattagacccttgaaactgcaattttgagcttaaaggcctgtTTTTTTGCAATGagcctacattataagccaattATCATCCTTTTAAAGCTATCCTAaatttgtgcacctatcttaactaaagttgtatTGGGAATCAAcatttcactacaccaaaacaggcttttagcggcgttttttaaggcCTTTAGCATCGCTTTCATTAGCgtcgcaaaaaacgccgctattgatagcgtcgctaactttagcggcgtttatgtgaAAAAACGACACTAaagatcatggtctttagcgacgcttttgccacaaacgccgctaaagatcatgaactttagcggcgcttttacaaaaaaacaccgctaaagaacatgacctttactggcgcttttacaaaaacgccgctaaagatcacaagctttagcggcactttttatcacaaacgccgctaaaggtcatgatctttagcgacgctttttgcCACAAACACCGCTATAAAACAAGCCTTTAGCGTCGCTTCtcgcaaaaacgccactaaaaacataacatttaaaaaattttatttaaatatttatttttatataaatattatattatgttttattttttaaatttgaactttaaatatactttgaaggaaaaataaaaatattatttaaattaaattttctatgaaaattttaactttaaaactaaatataaaaattaatgaatttagttttagaatttaaaataataaattaataacacaaataAGAGATCGGTTAGCACATTAGGAAGGGAGAGAAGTATATTGTGAGAGAATAACTTGAGTGCCCACATGGCTCTCGCAAAGTAAAATATATCAAGTGATTACAATTAGGATTTTTAACCTTTCACTGTCCTTAAACCTTTAGAAAGTATGATTACAGAACATACTTTAGCATTTTCCTGAATAGATAATTTTGCCAGTCTCTCTTTCTCAGCACGCTGGAATGTAGGTGGATCTGATCCTCCATCGAGCCCTCCTGAAACCTTCATGAAATGCACCAGCCAGTAACAGCATGAACTTGAGCTTCAATGATAGACCAGTTCCCAGTGGTACAATTGTAGCGGGCAAAAGAAGATAGGAACACCTAGTAGGTACATGGCTGCTCATCTCTTCATAACATTCATTACAAAGTCCATCTGGTCATAAGTTTAAAACAGGTATTTTCAAGAAATGAAAtcaatatttagaaaataaatgcAACAGAGGAAAAGTTAACTACATGCAGAATACAACAAATTCAACATAACACTTGttgtaatgataaaaaattggcatcaaatttttcataaaattatttagatACTCCTTAGAGTGGACATAATCAATAAGAGTAATAGCAGTAAAGATTCACTAATCAAATTCTACCATACaaaaaaataatagcaataaCACGTGTTACAATTACGACAACAACAACATAGCTTTTCTCCCATAAGATGCTGCAATCCATATAGAACAGATTATGCCAGCATGCTCTACTTAGTACCAAATACAGATAGGAAGTCACATCAACATCAAAAGTGAAAAAAGTCCCAAACTATTGTAAACATCAGTTATTGTAAACATCAGATAGGTTACAAGCGTATTTTCCTAATAGGATATTTGTACCAAAATCTCTCTTTAAACCTTTTCAATGGTGACAAAAGACTACCAAAAGGCCCAAAAATAAGATGCCTAATCAAGTTTTAAAAAGAAGCCAAAGTGCCATAATTTTCATACAGACCACCATTCCAACTTAAAGAAAGGATGCGACACTTCTGTAAGATGCATGTCTAACAAGCTGAAAAGGACAAGTATGACAGTGATATAGGCAAATGCAGGGAAACGTCAAAGAAGACATACCAGCATTGGCTGGAGCAGTCCATGGAGTTGTAGTCCATATTGCTAGGCATATATCTGGAAAGAATTCTTCCAATAAGCTATCTTTACTTGAATGTGTACTGACCATTCTAAAAAGAGCATTGGTTTGTACAATTTAAGCAACGggatattaatatttttagtaaaaactAAACAAACATGTGGAGGGGACAAAGAAAATGACATGATTTTCATTGCACATTAATATCCATTTCATATTTATCGGCTTCTTATCCTTTTGCACTCTCTCattccatttttttaaatataaaaatttcaaatgcataaagcatgtgaaaaataataaataaatgggaTGGGGACAACTACAAATTACTACTGGACATACCATAGGGTCTATGTTGTCTTGTTCCAAAACTATTCCCTGCACCCTGGAATTAAGAGAAGCAAAGAAAATGTTTATATTTGTACTGATGTGTCTAATCAAAGCATTTAGTATAAGGCGATGGAACAAGTCATTCGAAGataacacatacatatatatatatgtatatgaattgtcAGAGGTTGAAACCCTAAAATGCCATTTTGTCTTTGGAACTTTAAAAGAGAGTCTGTTTAGTCGACATCCAAATTGTTCCATGAATGACTGATCCCTGTTTTCAACCAAAATCAAATTTCTTAATATATTAGAGCTGCATTAGAAGttcttttttctattaaaaattttatttatttttatttgttaaaaattattttatatatgttaaaatgagatatATATGACACATTACGTGCaactatttgattattttgtcatccacatcagtttttaacaatagaattagatgaaatttttaatagaaagcctcgatttactctttaatctaatgtataaaaCCTAATTTACTCATATTAAAATGGTTGGAGGTGTAATTCATATTCTATAATTATATATGACTAAAAAACACTATAATTATGATACTGGTTGACAAATAAGTGTAAATAATCATATAACAGAAGTGAAATCAAAAGAGTTAGGTTGAAATCTTCTTGGGGGCATTTTAAATAGCTGTATTATCAAcagtaattttaaaatagatgatCAATCTCCTTGTTGTTTTCTCCAAGGCATAAAAATTAAGATACCTTTCACATCCTATCCAAGTATCACATGATGAGTTCATAATTGTAGCTGCCACTACAGATATAGTAAGGACTAGAAAAGCAAGCAAGCTAGCAAGCGACCATGTCCTTTTCAATTctgttttttctctttttatttttatttttattatccatATTAGCTTAAATTCATATTAAGGTGTACGGATAACAACCCATATATTATGACACAAGCAGAGgcaaaaaactgaaaataaaaatgaaaaagatggatCTAATTTCAGAGACATGAAcaaagaaacataaaataaaaactaaaaatggcTTGAACAAGGAAAGTTACCAAAATTCACATGCTTCAAGTGCCACCTCATCATCAGTGTCCTTATTTACTTGCAACATATATTCAATTACATTCTTCATATGTGGCTGTTAAATAATGGAAAGTGACATCAGAAAAAACAAAATGCAGATTTGTAAACAGGCTTAAAAAGAGAATGACATGGAACTAAAGATGTTACAATATACTGCAATACCTACCTCCAGAACAGATAGACGGACTTCAATTAGCTGAACAAATGCTGCACAAACCTGATCATGtggcaagaaaaagaaaaggaaacattGATCTGACAATGCACAAACTTGGAAGAAATGAGAGAGCTTTCTACAATTCATCACTAGCTTTATTAAAAATATGGAAATGTTATACAGATGAAATCATGAAAAGAGTCGAAAACAGCCTTTTCATAGTATTCagttacatgatatatatatttgcacgGTCCAACATTTCAGCAGTTTCATTATAGAAGAAAAAGACAAGAACCATTAACACCAAAGACTAGATGACAAAGCATGTCTGATTCTAAGGCTGTATTCAATATAAATACTGAAATCAGAAAATCAGAAAATCAGAAATGACAAGTAATTCATGTCAAGTTTTTATAGGCTTCAATAGTAAATTACAGGAAAATTAGGAAATATTTACAGTAGATCATTCTACGCAAAAGTTGGATTATAAATACAATAAGAATACAAGAGAAAATGAGAAACTATTCACCAATTTCCGCACTTCTGCTGCAGGGTCATTAGCAAGGCCAAACAAACCATGAAGGTATTTATCCACAGATGCATATAAAGCctgaaagaaattaatgtataATATCAAGTATTACCCTAAAAGTAACAGAATGGCATCCTTCACAATGAagaataaaaactttcaaacttcaaGTTAACTTACAGAAGGCATCAACATAATATATTGGTTTACAGAACCCAATGAAAGCTTTCTCAGAGAAGCTTACCGTATTAGCTAAGATGGAAAATAGGTGCATGATGACAGACAAACGGAGACGATGCAAATGAAAtgggtaaaaaaataaaagaagatgaaCAATTTTTAATGGAGAAACCAAAGAAAGTTCtcgaaaaataaaaacccaaataaatTTTCCTTTGGGGCACTTCATCGATACAGTGACTTGAGGAAATAAAAAATCAGGAAGAAGAAGAGATTTCTAGGGTGAGGGCTGCCGATTTGGGGAAATTGGGGGGGCGAAATAAAGGGAATCGGGGGAGGGGAGAAAtggtttgggaaaaataaaatggggaaaaagaagaagaaagatttctAGGGTGAGGGGGATCGATTTTGGGAAAAAGAAGGGGGATAAAAAAAGAGGgattttcatttcaaattgtgggataaaaaaatatgattaaaaaatgGCGCCTTTTTTGCAGAAGAAATTTGTGGCGTTCGAAACAAAAATGCCACTATTGCCctgaacattagcggcgcttttttaaaaatgccgctaaagacccgatcattagcgacgctttctaaaaaacaccgctaataccctaagcattagcggcgctttttcaaaaacgccactaaagacccgATCATTAGTGGCACttcttaaaaaacgccgctaaaaccctgagcattagcggcgcttttaaaaaACACCACAAAATCCCCGAATACCAAAAAACGGTGTCGtagggcttaggttttttgcggtgctttttgaaaaacgccgctaatgctcatttttagcggcgttttcccaaaagcgccgctaatactcaatctttagcggtgttttttttaaagcgtcgctaatgcttgatttttagcggcgttttttatccaaacgccactaaaaacgccgctaaaagcctgttttggtgtagtgtttgaggaaattttcataaagatgtatgggctcatgcttaaaaaaagtgaagaaaagtttgctcagtctccaaaaaaaagaggaaaaatgtatgagcttgagttcaaaataagtttaggGGTGTTCCAAAGTTTCACTTAAAGGAAAAGGTTGTATTACGAGAAAACCAAGACAAATTTAAAGGTTAAGATCTTTAAAACagaaatgtcccatctcttaaaatccttACCTTTAactgagccccattacaaccttataaaagacctattgatttgatgattatgtcacctacattagtggagaggaagtcctaagttcaacatatgaagatcataaataagccttgtgaTTATTTGCTTAattgataagaaattatgttgaatgaagaatgttatctatggctatgacatacatgcaaactataATTCATGTTGGCATcttttgaagcttagtataatcttaaggaatgtttgcatatgaattacttgttaataaagaagatcgatAAGCAAGACATTATTatgcatgattatgggacaaagattgattttgcttacacaattagcaatttttccttagcaagaccttttactgtgcataaacattactcgggacaagtaatgatttaagtttggaggtgtgtaaacggaaaaatatataggatttttcctatgtaacttatcacctttttacttaaatccattgttaaaattaagtaattgtttaataaattaatgaaatatgtgaaaatatgaaattagaacatagaaattattaaaatgtgattttatgttttattatatagttttcatgcaataaatggcttgtaacaccccgaattttgggcctagaagaaataggttttgaacaaaggaacagttaggagactacacataaatatttagctgtgcaaggaagtgacataaatgaatgtctgcttcagtggttaagtgatttaggaatgTTTAGAAGTGTTTGAGAAAtcaggggttcaagccttggcttatgcaaaatttttatttaagtgaataaaatccttggatctagatagtag from Gossypium hirsutum isolate 1008001.06 chromosome D04, Gossypium_hirsutum_v2.1, whole genome shotgun sequence encodes:
- the LOC107899306 gene encoding uncharacterized protein isoform X1, translated to MKCPKGKFIWVFIFRELSLVSPLKIVHLLLFFYPFHLHRLRLSVIMHLFSILANTALYASVDKYLHGLFGLANDPAAEVRKLVCAAFVQLIEVRLSVLEPHMKNVIEYMLQVNKDTDDEVALEACEFWDQSFMEQFGCRLNRLSFKVPKTKWHFRVSTSDNSYTYIYGAGNSFGTRQHRPYDICLAIWTTTPWTAPANADGLCNECYEEMSSHVPTRCSYLLLPATIVPLGTGLSLKLKFMLLLAGAFHEGFRRARWRIRSTYIPAC
- the LOC107899306 gene encoding uncharacterized protein isoform X2, which gives rise to MLMPSALYASVDKYLHGLFGLANDPAAEVRKLVCAAFVQLIEVRLSVLEPHMKNVIEYMLQVNKDTDDEVALEACEFWDQSFMEQFGCRLNRLSFKVPKTKWHFRVSTSDNSYTYIYGAGNSFGTRQHRPYDICLAIWTTTPWTAPANADGLCNECYEEMSSHVPTRCSYLLLPATIVPLGTGLSLKLKFMLLLAGAFHEGFRRARWRIRSTYIPAC